GATCACAAACAATGTTACAAGCACGACTCCGGCCCAGAAAGTTTTTCTTTTTCCTAGATGCTGGACAAGTAATTGTGAAAAAACCAGCATGATTATTGTCACGTTATATCCAGAAAGTGCAACAATATGGGTTAGGCCGGTTCTGTTTAAATCATCGGTTAAATCGGCTGGAATATTTCTCTTGATTCCAAGAACAAGTCCCGCGGCAAGCGATGCTTGGGGTTCCGGGAGAATACTATTGATCGACTGCTCAAAGTATGATGATATCATATACAATATCCTGATTGAATGCGTAATCATACTCTGATTTTTTCCACTTTTAAATACTGAATCAGGATTTTGAATAATCCCCGAAACCAGATTTTTCTTAAGAAATTTTTTATACGATGGATCAATGCTGCTACTCGTGCTTGACTCCACATTTCCAGATAGCTCGACATAATCGCCATATTCAAGAATTGGAATTTTTGGCAAATCGGCCTGAATTCTTGGTTCGGAACTTGAAATAGTCGTGCCATCGACATTTTTTACTGAAATTTCGACGCGTTGTTTTTCATAATCAACTTGCGGGTTATTTGCTATCATTCCGACAATTTTCACATCGCCAAATTTTGGCATCTCGGCCACCCGGCTCGAAAACAAGGAATAAAGCAATAAAGCTAAAAAAATTATTACAAATGACCAAGCAATGATAGTTAAAAGGCGATTTTTAAGTAGAAAATTTACAAGTGTGAAAAATATTAGAGATATGATGGTAAATAAAATAATTTGCCATGATCGAGCAAAATCAACAGCAGTGTATGACGAGATAAAAATCCCTACAATAAATACTAGAGCATAAATTGTAAACACTCGATATGGCGGAATCATTTTTGATTGTAATGTTTTCATCGCTGTTGAAAACCCATTCATTTTGTTATATTATCTATGATTGATGGTAAATAAGAAATACGACAATGAAAAAACGAGATAAACAAATTGACGAGGTCAAGGAGCTGGAAGCCAAAGTCGCCGAACTCACAGCCGGTTGGCAGAGGACACAAGCCGATTTTATGAACTATAAAAAACAGGCTGCTGAAGACCGGGCAAAATTGATCGAATCTGCATGCTCTGCACTTATTTATGATATTCTGCCGGTCTTGGATCACTTTCAACTCGCAGCTAGACATCTACCAAAAGATCTTGAAAATAATGACTGGGCAATCGGAATCAAGCATATAGAGAAACAATTCGAGACTATACTCTCCGAGAATGGTCTGACAAAAATCGAAACTGTCGGAAAACAATTTGATCCTCACTTACATGAAGCTGTGGAAGAGGTCGAATCCGACGAGCCAGAAGGAACTATTGCCGAAGAAACTTTGGCAGGATATGCATTCAATGGATCTGTGCTGCGTGCAGCCAAAGTAAAAGTTGTAAAAAATATTCCACCAAAGAGCTAAGAGCCAATACCCGCAATGAGGTTAATTTTGCGGACATATTTTTTCGTGGTGAAGCTGATGAATAGGATATCAGCACCCATACGGGAAGTCAGCCGGTTCGATTCCGGCCACCGCGACCATTCGACTCGTTTCACTCGCTCATGGCAAGCCAAAACGAAAAGTGAATCCATTCGACTCTCTTTGCTCAGCCCAAATGGTCCCCTTCGGGGCTCATGGTAAACCGTCTGCCTCAC
The nucleotide sequence above comes from Patescibacteria group bacterium. Encoded proteins:
- a CDS encoding ComEC/Rec2 family competence protein codes for the protein MNGFSTAMKTLQSKMIPPYRVFTIYALVFIVGIFISSYTAVDFARSWQIILFTIISLIFFTLVNFLLKNRLLTIIAWSFVIIFLALLLYSLFSSRVAEMPKFGDVKIVGMIANNPQVDYEKQRVEISVKNVDGTTISSSEPRIQADLPKIPILEYGDYVELSGNVESSTSSSIDPSYKKFLKKNLVSGIIQNPDSVFKSGKNQSMITHSIRILYMISSYFEQSINSILPEPQASLAAGLVLGIKRNIPADLTDDLNRTGLTHIVALSGYNVTIIMLVFSQLLVQHLGKRKTFWAGVVLVTLFVIMTGAASSVIRAGIFSTLVIYGSTVGRKADQTNMMLLAAIIMILANPFILTNDIGFQLSFLAFAGLIYFSPIISRLFDSSRFRNWPDWIKLPFVETLSAQIAVFPLIIYVFGRFSLIAPIANFLVLWILPLAMLVSFIAGLSGIIYYYLGKILALLAWPVLTYVIKATEIASVLPFSSFEFGQNSIVLVLFLYSCIIIFLFFGIRKFRIIL
- a CDS encoding nucleotide exchange factor GrpE — its product is MKKRDKQIDEVKELEAKVAELTAGWQRTQADFMNYKKQAAEDRAKLIESACSALIYDILPVLDHFQLAARHLPKDLENNDWAIGIKHIEKQFETILSENGLTKIETVGKQFDPHLHEAVEEVESDEPEGTIAEETLAGYAFNGSVLRAAKVKVVKNIPPKS